The nucleotide window TCTTTTCTAGAAATCTATATTGATTGGGGATCCATTCCAGAAAATGATGCACTGTACCGAAAAATGTTTTCCATCTGAATATGAGCAGTTTGACAAAGAAATGTTTTTAGCcaaaggcctcgtttggttacacagatgagatgaaatgaaaaatacgtgaatagtagtaatataatttgtgaatagtaatgaaatggtttgagttaagatttttatagggttttggaaaaggagagaaaaagttgaataaaaaaattataaagttacaagagggttagaatataatttttgttttgaaatttgaaaaattgaattatttttgtgttttatttagaagtgTGGAAAATTGTAGTGATTAgaggaaaaagttgaatattttaaattgtaaaatgtttgtgtttgtggtgtttggatgttgagatgagatgatggtTTGAAAGGTTTGTGAAAGCAAACTAGGCCTAAGACTGATGTAGTCAAGGATTAGTGGTTCCATGGAATCAATTcatgttgaatattttttggacTAGTAACTCGTTCtgaataatatcttttatgCATATtacttctaaaataaaaagaaatgttttcagcCTAAGACTAACGTAGTCAAGGATTAGTGGTCCCATGGAAATCAATTCATGTTGAATATTgtcttttgataagtaattcaTGCTGAATAATATCCTGTAAGAAGCAATGCTTTCATTGCACAAAGATGTTCTAATGCTATATGAAGATTCTTGACTCTAGTGGAATATAGAGGGGGTGGAAGAAGAAGCCCCATCGTAATCCCTGAAGAAGTGGAAGGGAACGGTTGGAAAAAATTGCGATGGAGCTTCGTGAGGTGCATGAAAGCGTGGAAAAATTTGGGAAAAATTTATCGGAAGGGGCTGGAACCATCCAACAGAAAGACTCAAAAAAAGGCTTACTTAAGTTGTATGCAGAGGTTGTCTTGACTCCATACGTTGGCTCTGCCATTAGAGTCGTCCACTATAGGTTGGAGGAAGCACCAAGTAGAGATGGGTAGTCCTCAAAGGATATGAAGGGCAATCTGGACAATTCACAAAGGCATGGTGTTACCGTTGTAGAGGCGTGTCGGACATGTTAGTCAAAGACATTGCCAACCGACAACACTTATACAataggggagggggggggggggcgctcTGCTCAGTGGTCATCGTGTAGATCAGATGACCTTAGGTAGCCTCAAAATGGAGATATTAGACTTGAGGGAGACGATCAATAGTTTTATTTAGAGGGTAAACCAACGTTTTAGGCTGGGCTTAGAAGTATCTGTGGGCTATGTAAGGGAGGTAGAAGTATCTGTGGGGCTTGTACCTCGCGGGCTGTAAAAGGAAAGGGACCAACCCATATGGCCTAAGACCTGTAACCCAATGTTGGTGGGTTGAAAACAAGCCAGCCTCTAGGAAAGGACCCAACCTTTCCTTCAACCCAGCCTTCAGAACCAAGAAAGCACCGTTATAGTTGATAAACTGTTGGAACCGTCAGAATTGATGAACTGTCGGACAGAGACAACGTAGAATGGGTTGACTGACGTGGGTGATCCGGTGGACGACATCCTGGTCGCCACTGTGGTGGCGACAACGTCGATGATACTCAAGGAAGTTGTACCTGTCTTGGAGCTAGAAAATGTTGATGAAATCGTGGGGATTGAGGGTGCGGCCCTACTTGCGTCTCCTTAAAGTTGGTCGAAACTTCCATTAGAGGTGGGCTTTGGCTTCAGTAAGGTCTCTAATGCCAGGGACCGTGAAATGGTCAATGCAAGGGCCGAACCTTCCAAGGGTGCTATGGTTTTGTACGATTCAGATGGGGATGTGAGGGAGTACTGGCACGGGTCGTGTTATGACTTGGTGAAGGTAGATAGTCCAATATTTTGACAGTCTAGTCCTTTGGGCAGCAATGGAGAGTTTTGGGAGGATCCTTCCCTGTTGAACTCTGTACACCCAAATGAAACCCAAGCTTCGGAATGGGTTCTCCATGAAGTCAAGGAGATTTAATGCTGTGTTAGGTTTGTATGTAATGGTTTCGAAGACCAATTTATTCCCATAGTTGCAATGGTAGAGGATCGACAAAGATAGGCTAGCCTGCATGGTGATGTCAACTCAACTAAGAAAAGAGCTCGGGAGCTCAAACAGTTTAACTGGACATTTAATGGGGCATtctagtgatgtgggataaacAGGTGGTGGAAAAGGTGGAGGATGGCATGGGGATTTCACGGTGGCTTGCTCATTTAAGATTGTTGAGGATGACTTCCAATGGGCCTTCATATGTGTTTATGGTCCTAATATAGATCAAGCAAGAAGACTATTATGGGGGAATGAGCTGGCTGGGCTATGTGGCATCTAGGATTTGCCTTGATGTAttgggggtgattttaatgtcACTCGTTTCCTGAGTGAAAGATCGGGTGGTTCCAACTACAATTTAGCAATGGTAGacctttataattttatttttgaccaAGATCTATTAGATATCCCTCTTGCAGGTGGTTCCTTCACTTGGTCGAGCAACCGTGGACATCCTTCTTGGTTGAGGATTGATAGATTCTTGGCCTCCTCGGATTGGGAAAcccatttttcaaatctcattcaaaagCGTCTTCCCCAACTATATTCAGACCACTTTTCCATCCTCCATGATTGGAGGAATACATGGAGGTCGAAGGTACTTCAAATTCGAGAACATCTGGTTGAAATCCGAGGGCTTTATTGACTTAGTTAAACAATGGTGGACTTCTTGTCAATTCTAAGGAACTACAAGTTATATTTTGGCATGTAAATTGAAGGCAttgaaaaaagatttgaagAGCTGGAGTGAATAAGTGTTTGGTAATGTGGAAGGCCAGAAGAAGCTACTCTTGAGGAACTTAAGGGTTTGGAGAACATATTGGAGGTAAGGGAAATGTCAGAAGTGGAAAGGGCTCTCAAAAATCAAGTGTTTATAGAACTTGAGAGGGAAATGTAAGAAGAGATATCTTGGTGACAAAAGTCAATAGCTCTATGGTTGAAGGAATGGGATAAATATACCAAGTTTTTCCATTGGGTGGCTAACTCACAGGAGGAACAACGCCATTGATACGTTGGTGGCAGATGGGGTGATTATCTCTAACCAAACTGAGGTCATGGATTACATTGTCAACTACCATgagaattttcttttggaacaATTTTCTTGGTGACCGAGATTAGACGGACTTACCTTTGATACTTTTGACTCACAAGTAAAAGGATGGCTCAAGAGGCCTTTTGAAGAAATGGAGGTTCGAAAAGTGTTAAAAAGTATGACGGGTGATAAAGCTCCAGGTCTTGATGGTTTCACTATGGCCTTCATTCAATcttgttgggaagtgatcaAGGGTGATATCATGGTGTTTTTCAAGAATTCCGTGAATATGGAAGGTTCGAAAAAGGCCTCAATGCGACCTTCATTGCTCTTATTCACATAAAACTAGGGGTGGTTGAGGTTAAAGATTTTTGCCCCATTAGCTTGGTGAGTGGGatgtataaaattatctcaaaagtCTTGGTGGATAGGTTAAGCATGGTGGTGGAGAAAATAATATCAaagccccaaaatgcctttgtgaagGGGAGGCAAATACTCAATACAATCAAAGCCCCAAAATGTTTTGATCGTATGAAAAAGGCATACGATCGAGTCAATTGAAGCTTCTTACTCTATATGCTcgagagatgtggttttggcGTGAAGTGGTGCTCATGGATCAAACATTTCATCTCTACTTCACGCTTCTAGCAAGCGTTTTCTTTCAAAGTTCGTGGGGATTGAGATAGGGGGATCCCTTATCTGCATTAGTACTATTTGTTTTCGTAATGGAAGCATTTAGCAAAATGATCGATGGTGTTGTGGAGGGTGGTTTTATATTTAGCTTTTTAGTAGGGGAGGTAAATACCCGTTCTCTCAATATTTCTCATCTCTTATTTTGTGAGACCATTCATGATCATATCCGTGTATTGACGGCTCTCATTCTATGCTTTAAAGTCGTTTTTGGATTGACGGTGAATTTGGGCAAATCAGATGTAGTTTTGATGGGGCAAGTGCATAATGTGGATAGTATGGCTTCTATCTTGGGATGTGAGACATCTCATTTACCAATGAAGTATCTTGGCCTCCCTCGTTGGGTGCTCATTACAAATTGATATCCATTTGAAATGATGTCCTAGAAAAAATGAAGTAGAAACTCGCTAGTTGGAAGCGGATGTAGTTATCCAAACGGTGGCAGAGTCACTCTCATCAAAAGTACCCTCTCTAGCCTACCAACTTATTTCCTCTCTTTATTTCCGCTTCCATCAAAGGTGGCCTTATTGGATGGAGAAAATACAATGGGATTTCCTATGGGGAGGGCTGAAAGATGTattcaaatttcatctggtAAAATGGGCCACCATTTGTTCCCTAATTTCCGAAGGATGTTTGAGCATTCAAAATTTGCAGCTTTTTAATAAGGTGGCGTTTGGCAAATGACTATGGAGATATCCAATAGAACATAGAGCTTTGTGGTGAATAGTTTTAGACTCAAAGTATGGTAGAGcatggggaggttggtgctcgAACGAGGTGTGTGGATCCTATGGGGTGTGGGCTCTGGAAGCACGTCAAACATGGGTGGACTAAATTTTCTACTTTTATCTGTTTTGAGGCTGGTGATGGGTCTCAAATCAAATTCTGGCATGACATATGATGTGGTGACAGGGCACTTAAGGAGGCCTATCCACACTTCTTTGGTATAGCAAAAATGAAGGAAGCCTTGAATGCGGACCTCCTTGACCAATCTAACGGCACTCCTAATGGAATGTCACATTTCTTAGAGCtgtccaggattgggaagtTGAAGCAATCTCTGAATTTTACAACCTGGTCTATTCTGTCCCTATGAGGGGGGTGGTGAAGACGAGTTTTTTTGGCGCCCCTCGGCAAAAGAGAAGTTCACAGTACACTCCTACCAAACCATCTAAGGGTAATGTATATCCATTCTTGTGGTAGAGCACTTGGAAGACAAAGTCCCCCTTAAATGTatcattttttgtatggacgacttctttggggaagattctcacTATCAACAACCTAAGGAAATGCTGGATCATAGTCTTAGATTTGTGTTGTTTGTGTAGAAAGAGTAGAGAATCCGTTGATCATCTACTAatacattgtgagattgccatgTCTTTGTGGAATGACTTTTTTGCTAGGGTGGgtgtagcttgggtgatgccaagaagGGTGATTGACCTCTTAGCTTCATGGAGAGGTCTCCAAGGCACTTCTCAAATTGTCgcaatttggaagatggttctgATCTACCTATGGTGGTGTtgtctttggagggagaggaatgagCGAAGCTTCAAAGATTGTGAGCGGTCATTGGATGAACTTAGTACTTTCTGTTTTTTAACACCTTGTTCCAATGATCGATAGTAGTTAGTTTTATTAGCATGActattcatgaatttcttgtatcactagaaTGTCACTCCTAGGCATTGCTCTTGCATATgatctgtgtacttgggcttttgcctattcctacgatcaataaaattttatttactgatcaaaaaataaTGCAGATGGGTAATAATACCAGATTCTTGGTAGAGTTTGGACAATTTTTATGGCTTACTGTATGCTGGCTACTTTGATTTGATATGCAATAGATGCCAATATCAACCACTCCTTGCTTCTTTAGAGTTTCTATTATCAGCTTTTTGTCACTCTGTTTCTAAGACTGCAATTTATTGTGCCAATTTTTGTCAAccttatttatgattataacaCATCAGATTGACGGAGTCCCTCCCAATTGGGTGGGTGAAATAATAGAATGCCAAGTCTCATATTGAATCTTTGCTAGGTGGAACTAAACTTAAAAATGATTTCATAAAGCTAAAGTGTGAGCTTAAGTAGTTCTTGCTTTTTCCAATAATTTCATGTGTACGTCATCATGCCACTAGATCAAACAATTAGGGACCCTAATCTCAAATCCTAAGTACTTTGGTGTGACATTTGTTCTCTTTGCTACTCCGTGTCATTTTTTTACACAGGCATGCATGTCCTGGTAGTTTTTGCCTACTTTATGCAATTATTCTGTGTGCAGGTCAAGGATGTTAGATGGGACCCAGAGCTCGGGGGCCGGAATATGGAATTACGGTTGGTGGAGTACTTTGCAGATGAGTTCAATAAACAAGTTGGAAATGGGGTTGATGTGCGGAAATCTTCCAAGGCAATGGCTAAATTGAAGAAACAAGTTAAGCGTACAAAAGAAATTCTTAGTGCAAATACAGTGGCTCCAATATCAGTGGAATCCCTCTATGATGATCGGGACTTCAGGTTGGTGGCTGTTTAAGCACATTATAAACTCTTTGCTGAaaagtttaatattattatttttttctggttaGCAGTTTCTATTTACTGGATAACAAAAGACGGGGAACATGGTCAGGAGGGCTTGCCATCTTGATGCCTCTTTTCAGTAggataaaactacttttatctTCACCTGTTGGTCATTCTTTAATTGCTAAGTGGTAGATATAAGTTTCAGTATGCTACTTGATACTTCTATCTGTATTTGTGAAAAATGGCTTATGCTAAATGtttattcatactaattttCCCTATAGCTTACAAGTTATGCATACTGATAGTTGGCTTCAGGTAGTGAACCGATCAACTAGTAATAGTATTATCTGTCCTCCAGGAGTACCATAACTCGTGAGAAGTTTGAAGAGCTCTGCGAAGATCTGTGGGAGAAATCTCTCATTCCAGTGAAAGAAGTGCTTAAGTATAGCGGTCTGAAGGTGGATGAGATATATGCAGTGGAGTTGATAGGAGGCGGTACTAGAGTCCCAAAGTTGCAGGTttgtttcttttgataagtaagaggtaaattatatttatacaaatgaagtaggcatagcccgtgtacacatgaggtatacaaaagaacacctaaatacattctaagattGATAGATTAAGGACAGGAATTCATGAGCATTGTTTCTGTTAAGCGCAATAGCCGAAAAACCAAAACAGTAAAgtgtgtacaaaaaaattctgaagctccgcCATTGTgtgctccctatcttcaaagcattgctcattcattttttaccaaatacaccacataatgcacaacgaaatcatcttccacactacTGCCACTTGAGGACAACTTTGAATTTCCTTCCAACAAGCCAGTAAATCATTGCGTTTGGGTAGTGGGGTGATCTcaaatattctgtgaatagtagtaaaaaagtaatgaaaaaacaaaaatagaatattgaatagtagtgaatagtagtaaaaagtaagtgaaaagtaataataaaataatgaatagtacaCTATCCAAACTAGTCCTAAGGACCCATTTGGATACATAGAATATCTCAGtatatctgtgaataatagtgaaatggtttgagttaagatgttttattacgTTCTGGGAATgagatagaaaaagttgaataaaaatattataaagttaaaaaattatttgaatataattttttaatttaatttttgttttgaaattggaaaaagtagtattattttttgtgttttgtttaggagtttgagaaagttgtaatgattatgtaatgattaaatgaaaaagttgaaaatttgaatttgaaagtgttttgtgtttgagtgatgctTGGAAAGGAAATATCGGAGAATTATTGAGAAGAATTGTGTTGCCAAATAGACTTTAAGTATTCATCAAACaaatactttgaaaaaaagtataattcACGACTTTGCCATATAAGCATCCAGCGAGATATTTCTTACTTCTAAAACTCTTTGACTTATAtcaaaaaagatatttattacCTATAAGATgtatttaattacatttttatgCGCTTGCTTTGCATGCATTTGTGTGTGGCTTTTATGGTGCAAATGTTGAGGTTTTAAATCGCCAGAGTGAAGGTGTATGGTAATATTTACTGCGCCAATGTGCATATTGGGTATCAATTGACAAAGTTGACACCATTATGATTTGTTATATGTCAATGTCTCGATGGTCCAGAATATTCGATTCTGTTATACTAATCTGctcttgaaattaattaatatatccaATCTTTGATTAGTTGATAGATGTCAGaggataaatttgaaaaatgaacatTTGTGTTCCCTTAACAACAGGCTAAGCTCCAGGAATATCTTGGGAGGAAAGAGCTAGACAAACATCTGGATGCTGATGAAGCTATAGTTCTTGGTGCGGCACTGCATGCTGCGAATCTAAGTGATGGAATCAAACTAAATCGTAAGCTTGGAATGGTTGATGGTTCTTCctatggttttgtttttgtgttagATGGACCTGATTCTTTTAATGATGAGAGCAGTAGGCAGTTAATTGTTCAACGAATGAAGAAACTCCCCAGTAAGGTAAATTGCAAAGCAATTTTATCTATGCTGTAACagatgttgaaaattgaaagatAGTTCAACAACACAGGCTTCCTCTAATTTTGCTATTATGATTGGGCTGGCCCGTATAACAGATATTCAGGTCCATTATCCACAACAAAGATTTTGAAATCTCACTTGCTTATGAGAATGAAGATCCTTTACCACCCGGTGTCACTTCTCCCATATTTGCTCAGTATGATGTGTCTGGTTTGACTGATGCGAGTGAGAAGTAAGATTACCGATTCTTGAAACCTTAGTTCATAGGCCTTTGTGTTGATGACTAGAGTAATggcagtttttgttttttcaaacaaaagctTCAGACAAATCTGATTTGGTTTTATGTCTGTTGTCTCTATATTGTTCAGCTATTCATCCCGGAATTTGTCTGCCCCTATCAAGACAAATCTGCATTTCTCTCTCAGTAGAAGTGGAATTATTTCTTTGGATCGGGCGGATGCGGTTTTTGAAATAACAGAATGGGTGGAAGTTGCTAAAAGGAATCTAACCCTGGAGAATTCAACTACTACTTCCCCCAACATATCAGTTGAAGCTGATGCGAAAAACTCTTCCGAAGAAAATAATGACAACTTGCATGTTGCTGTTGGGTTCAGTAACATATCAAAATCTAACATGGAAGAGCACAATACCATGGATCTGAGTACAGAAAGAAAGCTGAAAAAGAGGACATTTAGGGTTCCACTTAAGGTACAAACAAGTGAATTGTAAAAATGTCCTCCTACTATTAACAGTCCAATGAAAGATTGTATTTTCATCCAAAAGTTATTTTTTCtgacaattatttttaatattctgcTATTAAGTTTCCATTCTGCTCATTTTCCTTGCTGAGTTCTCTCATTTACTATTCATAGATCGTTGAGAAGACAATGGGGCCTGGAATGCCCCTTTCAAAAGAATCTCTTGCTGAAGCTACTAATAAACTGGAAGCATTGGACAAAAAAGATGTGGAGAGAAGAAGAACTGCagagttaaaaaataacttggaaGGATATATTTATGCTACTAAAGAAAAGGTGGATTCTTCTAGTTCATTTAACCATTTATTCATCTAACAGTAAATATGCTAGATTTTTGTATTCCTCAAGATGACTACTGAAGTTCAAATTTTAGCTTGTGTTTCCTTCATATTACCCAATTGTTTATTTCACTTATTAAAGATAATTTATATGCATTTATTGGCAAGGACTCTGCTGGACTTTTAGAAGAGGCTTACATTATATTATGCGATGATCTGCTTACCTTCGGCATATCCCTAATGTATgacatttgtttttcattaatttctttcagCTTGAATCATCTGAGGAGTTGGATCAAATTTCTACTGGTGAGGAGCGCCAATCATTTAATCACAAGCTTGATGAGGTTGGCTTTTAGTTTTGGGCAAAATCCAAAAACTTATTGTTGACTAAGCTCTCACTTGgaacttttttatttgaacaatTTGTATTTCCCTAGGTGCAAGAATGGTTGTATATAGACGGTGAAGATGCTACGGCTACAGAGTTTCAGGAACGCCTAGATATGTTAAAAGATGTTGGTGGTTCCATGTTCTTTAGGTATGTGATATGTCGTATAATTCATTTAATTGAAATTATGGCATTCTTGACTTGAACCGACTTTTGCATGTTTGGTGCCAATAATAACAAAGCTAGAGAGGCTTAGCACGATGTTTGAACTGATGAACTTTTGATTGTAGACTGAAAGAGCTAACTGCACGGCCAGCTGCAGTTGAACATGCTCGAAGATATCTTGTTGAGCTGCAACAGGTACCTTTCTTTGTTCCTTCCTTGTTTTTGGATAAGGCATTCAAAACTAATTCGTCATGTAGTTAACCCCTGGAATGTTTAGATTCTTTGGATACGAGAATTTCTTGAAATTTATTGGTGTTTGTGAAAGTCATAGGGTCCATCAAAATATGTTTCagaagagtttttttttagatgtacttttttggatttttgtggaAGTGGTTTGGTTTGTTTGTTGCTTTTTGTCACGTAAAATGTGGCTAGAACTTTTTTTGTTCTGGACAAAAGGATGTTTGGATggaaaattaaagttttttgtCCAGAAAACTGAGGCTAAAAAAGAGATGCAATTTTTTGGTGCTTAAAGAATGCGTGGacggaaaataaaaaattttcactgAAAACTGAGGCTAAAAAAGATATGACTTTTTTGGGCTGCTCAGGTAATGCTTGGATGGAAAATGGAAAGTACCCAAGCAAGACCTTACTTTCCTGGTCCCAGTCACACCAGGAAACTACTGGGATTAAGTCCTAGGTGGCCTCAAAGAGCCAGCTGAATCTAGGAAGAGTTGAACTCTGTACTCCATATTGAGAAGTCGTGCATTTGAAGAACCACTATACCAATCTCTCATGGTTAGATACTTGGCCGGTTTACTTGTAATGCAATTTAATAAGAGAAGTTCTTTTTGGTATATATCTGTCAATCTGCTTCAGGAGGACTAATATGGGGCTCGAGTGTCATAGATGGTGTTAGTCAAACAGGTGAGAGGAGGCCAAGCAAGATATACTAGTTAGATACTTTTGTTTGCAGTTGGTAGGAAGTAAAAAAAGTTGGTGAAAGAATTAAaccttttggatttttttggagTACTTGAATTGCAGTCAAATGGAACTAAAGAAGATAAGAAGTCTTTATTTTGTGAACCAAAGCTAGCCTCTTGAGAAATGGGAGTCGTTTATCTTTGTGTAAGAATGTATATGATGGTTAGCTGATTGTATGAAAGAATAGCTCTACTTATAGATTATAACATAGATGCCATTCTCTTCAACTATAAACttgatttgtttgatgttgttgtgactaatttaaaaaaaacaaattgtggCTTGACCACCTGATAATCACATTTACTGAAGCTGTTGTTGCCAAAGTCATGAAAATAAGTctcaaacatattataaaacCTCTTTTGCATTGGACAGAAATAAtctttagtaattttttatcactttattttttatctcaccGGTTTCTCTTTTTCTCGCAACATTTTCgtatatatatcttttgtttAGAAACTGAAGGTTGGGAAGAGGGATAgctctttattttgtttattgtgCTAGTTAAATAGTTTTCCTTCTGTAGCTAATTGAATATGTAAATCTTGGGATACTAGTATTTTATTGAAGAAACTCGGGAGACCATGACTATATTGATTATTgcaattttgtttgttttttcctttgtttttctcgATACAACTTTTATGCTAAACCCATGGGTGCAAGTTGATAGCActgattcctctctctctctctctctaccatgaTGCCGAAAAACTCTAGTCCCTTTGGTTATTGAAATTAGTGTTGATACATTTTTCGTACATCTTACGACTTggttgtttttaactttttattaagGCGAATACAGGTTTCTTGAACCATCTGGTGGTTGAATTGAAGGTTTATTAGTTTTTAGTGGATGATGGTGTCTCTATGTTACATATTACTGAGAAGAGTATTAGGATCGTGAGAGAAATACCTTTGGGCATAGTCAGTGTGGGGGTGGTGCTATGATCCTAAGGGTTAAAagtttaatcaatttttttttatcagtaaaagttttattgatcataaaatagacaaaggTCCGAGTATACGAGATATATTCAAGAGCattgcctatgcatgctagcttagtgatacaaggaaatcatgaaaagtcatgcattaaaatcaattacaattgaccaatgggggtaaagtattgaaaaatagacttctaagctcatccattgactgCTCTCAATGGTCAAagcttctttcatttctctctctcaaactacACTACCATAGACAAATTAGAACCATCTTGGATACTATTGCAATCTGAAAGTTGTCTTGGATGCCGTACCAAGAAGCTAGGAGGTTGATTACCCTTTTTGGCACCCAAGCTAATCCCATGAGCGAAGAAGTTATTCCACAAGGCTGTAGCGATCTCACAAGGAAGTAATAGATGATCTACTGACTCTTCGCTCTTTTTGCGCGCACACCACCAATGCATGACTATGATGTGGTGTTTTTGTAGGTTGTCTATTGCGAGGATCTTCCCTAAGGAGCCGTCTGTGGTATCAAGAGGTCTGCAATTGaggcttctttcattcttgctGCGCCATAGAATTTTGGATAAGCTTCCATGTGTGGCCTATTGTGACACCAAACATCGtgccaaaatttaattttggacCTATCACCCA belongs to Juglans regia cultivar Chandler chromosome 8, Walnut 2.0, whole genome shotgun sequence and includes:
- the LOC109001978 gene encoding heat shock 70 kDa protein 17, whose protein sequence is MASILFKLGLVLSVLCLFVSRSQSAVSSIDLGSEGLKVAVVNLKPGQSPISIAINEMSKRKSPALVAFHSGTRLIGEEAAGLVARYPNKVYSQIRDIIGKPYNYSKSFLDSIYLPFPIIEDSRGAVNFKIDDDGSIYSVEELLAMILGYAVNLAEFHSKVPVKDAVITVPPYFGQAERRGLLQAAKMAGVNVLSLVNEHSGAALQYGIDKDFSNGSRHVIFYDMGASSTYAALVHYSAYSGKEHGKTVSVNQFQVKDVRWDPELGGRNMELRLVEYFADEFNKQVGNGVDVRKSSKAMAKLKKQVKRTKEILSANTVAPISVESLYDDRDFRSTITREKFEELCEDLWEKSLIPVKEVLKYSGLKVDEIYAVELIGGGTRVPKLQAKLQEYLGRKELDKHLDADEAIVLGAALHAANLSDGIKLNRKLGMVDGSSYGFVFVLDGPDSFNDESSRQLIVQRMKKLPSKIFRSIIHNKDFEISLAYENEDPLPPGVTSPIFAQYDVSGLTDASENYSSRNLSAPIKTNLHFSLSRSGIISLDRADAVFEITEWVEVAKRNLTLENSTTTSPNISVEADAKNSSEENNDNLHVAVGFSNISKSNMEEHNTMDLSTERKLKKRTFRVPLKIVEKTMGPGMPLSKESLAEATNKLEALDKKDVERRRTAELKNNLEGYIYATKEKLESSEELDQISTGEERQSFNHKLDEVQEWLYIDGEDATATEFQERLDMLKDVGGSMFFRLKELTARPAAVEHARRYLVELQQILLGWKTNKSWLPEDKINEVASDADMLRFWLDEKEAEQKKTPGFSTPAFTSEEVFTKVLNLQDKVSGINRIPKPKPKIEKAIKNETESTSENATNPNSTSGENFNQSQRSARDTDGSSNAKVEPEPKIHDEL